From Sulfurovum zhangzhouensis, one genomic window encodes:
- the rnhA gene encoding ribonuclease HI gives MQNQTRKQITLYSDGSSLGNPGPGGYAGILEYKGKRKEYVGGEEHTTNNRMELRAVIEGLKLLKEPCKVEVISDSSYVVKAINEWLEGWRAKGFKKVKNVDLWEAYLEAAGPHKIHGTWIRGHDGHPENERCDDLARAEAERIQQSLK, from the coding sequence TTGCAAAATCAAACCCGAAAACAGATTACTCTTTATTCTGATGGCTCAAGCCTTGGAAATCCAGGTCCCGGCGGTTATGCAGGAATACTGGAGTATAAAGGCAAACGCAAAGAGTACGTGGGCGGAGAAGAACACACTACTAATAACAGAATGGAGCTGCGCGCTGTCATTGAAGGGCTAAAGCTCTTGAAAGAACCCTGTAAAGTGGAAGTGATCTCTGACAGCTCTTATGTGGTCAAAGCGATCAATGAATGGTTAGAGGGGTGGCGAGCAAAGGGATTTAAGAAGGTTAAGAATGTCGATTTGTGGGAAGCCTACCTCGAGGCTGCCGGACCGCATAAGATACATGGAACCTGGATACGGGGTCATGACGGACACCCAGAAAATGAACGTTGTGATGACCTTGCACGTGCAGAGGCTGAACGTATACAACAATCACTAAAATAG
- the aroC gene encoding chorismate synthase: MNTFGKKLTLTTFGESHGKAIGCILDGVPAGLTIDEGFIQSELDRRKPGKSKLETGRKEDDKVEILSGVFDGVSTGTPIAMIIYNTNQKSKDYDNVKDLFRPGHADFTYFHKYGLRDYRGGGRSSARETAARVAGGAIAKLMLRELGIEIQSGLCEVDGIKGEVLDFEFANRSKLYALDPNKEAEQEAAILKAKEAHDSVGGVVLTTATGVPIGLGEPLYYKLDAILAEAMMGINAAKAVEIGDGVASSHLKGSENNDEITLGGFKSNHSGGMLGGISNGDTIIVKTHFKPTPSIFQEQDTITTHNEEVKCNLKGRHDPCVAIRGAVVCEAMMALTLADMALLNMGKKMDHLKEIYKG, translated from the coding sequence ATGAATACCTTTGGGAAAAAACTGACACTGACCACCTTTGGTGAGTCACACGGAAAAGCCATTGGCTGTATCCTTGATGGTGTACCTGCAGGACTTACGATCGATGAGGGGTTTATACAGTCTGAACTGGATAGAAGAAAACCGGGTAAGAGCAAACTGGAAACCGGACGTAAAGAGGATGATAAAGTAGAGATTCTTTCAGGTGTATTTGATGGTGTGAGTACCGGTACCCCTATCGCGATGATCATCTACAATACCAACCAAAAATCAAAAGACTATGATAATGTCAAAGACCTCTTCCGTCCAGGCCACGCAGACTTTACCTATTTTCATAAGTACGGTTTACGCGATTACCGTGGCGGAGGAAGAAGCTCGGCACGTGAAACTGCAGCCAGAGTAGCCGGAGGAGCAATCGCCAAACTGATGCTACGTGAACTTGGAATAGAGATCCAAAGCGGGCTATGTGAAGTTGACGGTATCAAAGGAGAAGTGCTGGATTTTGAATTTGCCAATAGATCAAAACTGTATGCGCTAGACCCTAATAAAGAGGCCGAGCAGGAAGCTGCGATCCTCAAAGCCAAAGAAGCACACGATTCTGTAGGAGGGGTAGTACTTACTACTGCAACAGGTGTACCGATTGGACTGGGTGAGCCGCTTTACTATAAACTTGATGCCATATTGGCTGAAGCGATGATGGGGATCAATGCAGCAAAAGCCGTGGAGATCGGTGATGGTGTAGCCTCTTCTCATCTCAAAGGAAGCGAAAACAATGATGAGATCACTCTTGGCGGCTTTAAAAGCAACCACTCAGGAGGAATGCTGGGAGGTATCAGTAATGGAGATACGATCATCGTTAAAACCCATTTCAAACCTACACCGTCTATCTTCCAGGAGCAAGACACGATCACAACACATAACGAAGAGGTCAAATGTAACCTCAAAGGACGTCATGATCCTTGTGTAGCGATCAGGGGAGCAGTCGTGTGTGAAGCAATGATGGCACTCACCTTAGCCGATATGGCTCTGCTCAATATGGGTAAAAAGATGGATCACCTTAAAGAGATCTACAAAGGATAG
- the rnc gene encoding ribonuclease III, which produces MSHYSKLENRLNYTFENKQLIIEALTHKSYKKPYNNERLEFLGDAVLDLIVGEYLFTKFEKSDEGILSKIRASLVNERGFTMIARAINLGEYIYISAAEENNNGRDKPSLLSNAFEAVIGAIYLEAGLEKARQISIALIEECHPKIDLDSLSKDFKTALQELTQATHGITPTYELLDSSGPDHKKEFVIAVTLDGKTIAKAKGRSKKDAQQKAAQIALKELKK; this is translated from the coding sequence ATGAGCCATTACAGTAAACTGGAAAATAGGCTGAACTATACATTTGAAAATAAGCAATTGATTATTGAGGCTTTGACACACAAAAGTTATAAAAAGCCTTACAATAATGAGCGGCTGGAATTTTTGGGAGATGCAGTACTTGACCTGATCGTCGGTGAATATCTCTTTACAAAATTTGAGAAATCGGATGAAGGAATACTCTCAAAGATAAGAGCCTCATTAGTAAATGAGCGGGGCTTTACAATGATCGCCAGAGCAATCAATCTGGGTGAGTATATCTATATCTCGGCAGCAGAAGAGAACAATAACGGAAGAGATAAACCTTCACTGCTTTCCAATGCTTTTGAAGCAGTGATCGGCGCTATCTATTTAGAAGCAGGCCTTGAGAAAGCCAGACAGATATCTATAGCACTTATTGAGGAGTGCCATCCAAAGATCGATCTTGATTCTCTTTCAAAAGATTTTAAAACTGCACTTCAGGAGCTTACTCAGGCTACACACGGGATCACACCGACCTATGAGCTGCTTGACTCTTCCGGTCCTGATCATAAAAAAGAGTTTGTGATAGCCGTTACGCTGGATGGTAAAACGATCGCGAAGGCAAAAGGAAGAAGCAAAAAAGATGCTCAGCAAAAAGCCGCACAGATCGCATTAAAGGAACTGAAAAAATGA
- a CDS encoding tetratricopeptide repeat protein produces MENILPAYNDPLFSILLIIVIALIISLVTYAWGLYKQQKEQGNLLKFLEKFDTSECLLDTTTMPFDEHMLKPLALLAQAFDNAGEYHKAINIYLYLIKNIQEENSKLELMVKLGKTYFQAGFLERAKTIYEEVLRKKPRHVKALYMLEVVFEKMQNYSKATQILEPLELLGEETHALSNFLTLSRLIADKTLPKEQKVEQLLELLQSEPKLYRQIISVLFQLDTKAAWQSIDTTRIKELIDILWFLPQSQLSLDIIAQNEQLKTLYYAKGYTLEPATKSGIFALDMLATAKQNGFKEGDLHFTYLCTKCKQSFPIAFKRCPNCMALHTVEVEEHIAKSNPKTDYSLF; encoded by the coding sequence TTGGAAAATATCTTACCGGCATATAATGATCCGCTGTTCAGTATACTTTTGATCATTGTTATAGCCCTGATCATCTCTTTGGTCACTTATGCATGGGGGCTGTACAAACAGCAAAAAGAACAGGGAAACCTCTTAAAGTTTTTAGAGAAATTTGATACCTCAGAATGTCTTCTTGATACAACTACAATGCCATTTGATGAGCATATGCTCAAACCTCTGGCACTCCTTGCACAGGCATTTGACAATGCAGGAGAATACCATAAGGCGATCAATATCTATCTTTATCTGATCAAAAATATCCAAGAAGAGAATTCAAAACTCGAACTTATGGTCAAACTGGGGAAAACCTACTTTCAGGCAGGTTTTTTGGAGCGTGCAAAAACAATTTATGAAGAGGTACTTCGCAAGAAACCGCGTCATGTAAAAGCGCTCTATATGCTCGAAGTGGTCTTTGAAAAGATGCAAAACTATTCTAAAGCTACGCAGATACTAGAGCCTCTGGAACTTTTAGGAGAAGAGACACATGCACTGAGTAATTTTCTTACACTTTCACGACTTATAGCAGACAAAACCCTCCCAAAAGAGCAAAAAGTTGAACAGCTTTTGGAGCTTCTGCAAAGTGAACCGAAACTCTATAGACAGATCATCAGTGTTCTGTTCCAGCTGGATACCAAGGCAGCATGGCAGTCTATAGATACAACACGTATCAAAGAGCTTATCGACATCCTCTGGTTCTTACCCCAGTCACAACTGAGTTTAGATATAATTGCACAAAATGAACAACTAAAAACACTCTACTATGCCAAAGGGTATACACTGGAGCCGGCAACCAAAAGCGGAATATTTGCGCTAGATATGCTGGCAACGGCAAAACAAAATGGCTTTAAAGAGGGAGACCTGCATTTCACATACCTGTGTACCAAATGTAAACAGAGTTTTCCTATTGCATTTAAACGTTGTCCGAACTGTATGGCATTACACACAGTAGAAGTTGAGGAACATATTGCAAAATCAAACCCGAAAACAGATTACTCTTTATTCTGA